In Micromonospora sp. WMMA1363, a genomic segment contains:
- a CDS encoding cellulose binding domain-containing protein — translation MKRSRSLILSLVTVLTAALGAAWVAMPAYAAGPTATFAKLSDWGTGWEGKYTITNGGGTTINGWSLAFDLPVGTTVGTYWEALLSSSGQRHTFTNRSWNGTIAPGGSVSFGFLGSGPGSPTNCQLNGADCGGAPPPTTPPPTTPPPTTPPPTTPPPTDLPTHILTGYWHNFDNPAVELRLRDVPAEYDVVAVAFAEATATPGAVTFAVDPGLAASLGGYTDTDFSADVQTLKSRGKKVIISVGGEAGRITVNDAASAVAFSDSVHALIQRYGFDGVDIDLENGLDPTYMAQALRSLRDRVGSGLIIAMAPQTIDMQNPATGYFKLALDIKDILTVVNTQFYNSGAMLGCDQRFAYSQGTVNFIVALACIQLEAGLRPDQVGLGLPAGPGAAGGGVVAPSVVNAALDCLTRGTSCGSFRPPRTYPGLRGAMTWSVNWDVTNGNAFSRTVGPHLDTLP, via the coding sequence ATGAAGCGTTCCAGATCCCTGATCCTGTCCCTGGTCACCGTGCTGACCGCCGCACTCGGCGCGGCCTGGGTGGCGATGCCGGCGTACGCCGCTGGCCCGACAGCAACCTTTGCCAAGCTCTCCGACTGGGGCACCGGGTGGGAGGGGAAGTACACGATCACCAACGGGGGTGGCACCACCATCAACGGCTGGAGCCTCGCCTTCGACCTGCCGGTCGGTACGACGGTCGGCACCTACTGGGAGGCGCTGCTCAGCTCCTCCGGCCAGCGGCACACGTTCACCAACCGGTCCTGGAACGGCACCATCGCGCCGGGCGGCTCGGTCTCCTTCGGCTTCCTCGGCAGCGGGCCCGGCTCGCCGACCAACTGCCAGCTGAACGGCGCGGACTGCGGCGGTGCGCCCCCGCCCACGACGCCGCCGCCCACGACGCCCCCGCCCACGACGCCCCCGCCCACGACGCCCCCGCCCACCGATCTGCCCACGCACATCCTCACCGGGTACTGGCACAACTTCGACAACCCGGCGGTCGAGCTGCGTCTGCGGGACGTCCCCGCCGAGTACGACGTGGTGGCTGTCGCCTTCGCCGAGGCGACAGCCACCCCCGGCGCGGTGACCTTCGCTGTCGACCCGGGCCTCGCCGCATCGCTGGGCGGTTACACCGACACGGACTTCTCGGCCGACGTGCAGACGCTGAAGAGCCGGGGCAAGAAGGTCATCATCTCGGTCGGCGGCGAGGCCGGACGGATCACCGTCAACGACGCGGCCTCCGCGGTCGCCTTCAGCGACTCGGTCCACGCGCTGATCCAGCGGTACGGCTTCGACGGCGTGGACATCGACCTGGAGAATGGGCTCGATCCGACGTACATGGCGCAGGCCCTGCGGTCGTTGCGGGACAGAGTCGGCTCCGGTCTCATCATCGCGATGGCACCGCAGACCATCGACATGCAGAACCCGGCCACCGGCTACTTCAAGCTGGCGCTGGACATCAAGGACATCCTGACCGTGGTGAACACCCAGTTCTACAACTCCGGAGCGATGCTCGGCTGCGATCAGAGGTTCGCGTACAGCCAGGGCACGGTGAACTTCATCGTCGCGCTGGCCTGTATCCAACTGGAGGCCGGGCTGCGGCCGGACCAGGTCGGGCTCGGCCTGCCGGCCGGTCCGGGGGCGGCGGGTGGGGGCGTGGTCGCACCCAGCGTGGTCAACGCCGCTCTGGACTGTTTGACCCGGGGGACGAGCTGCGGCAGCTTCCGGCCCCCGCGTACCTACCCCGGGCTGCGGGGCGCGATGACGTGGTCGGTGAACTGGGACGTGACCAACGGCAACGCCTTCTCCCGCACCGTCGGCCCACACCTGGACACCCTGCCCTGA
- a CDS encoding carbohydrate-binding protein — translation MHTPPGVPAALPARRRLPLVVALLAAVTTTALAGLTVTANAAVPAPAPGWSLVWGDDFTGASGTLPSSANWIIDTGTSYPGGPPNWGTGEIQTYTASTANISHDGAGNLRITPLRDAGGGWTSARIETVRTDFKPPSGGVLAIEGRIQMPNVTGAQAAGYWPAFWALGSPYRGNYQNWPGIGEFDVMENVNGINSVWGVLHCGVAPGGPCDEFNGIGASRACPGATCQSAFHTYRFEWDASVSPQQLRWYVDGQLYHTVSQTRVGEPYWSQMTSHAGYFLLLNVAMGGAFPNGVAGGATPTAATVPGRPMLVDYVAVYSRGGTTQPPTTPPPTTQPPGGVRDAYATIEAESFDAQNGVGTEACSEGGENIGWLSNGDWARFDNVEFGAAPPRDFVARVASGAGGGVSGLVEVRLDSPTSPPIGSFAIADTGGWQGWRSVPGNVAGPTGRRTVYLTFTSGQPNDFVNVNWFTFRR, via the coding sequence CGCCCGGTTGGAGCCTGGTCTGGGGTGACGACTTCACCGGCGCGTCCGGCACCCTGCCGTCCTCCGCCAACTGGATCATCGACACCGGTACCAGCTACCCGGGCGGTCCGCCCAACTGGGGCACCGGGGAGATTCAGACGTACACCGCCAGTACCGCCAACATCAGCCACGACGGCGCCGGCAATCTGCGGATCACGCCGCTGCGCGACGCCGGCGGCGGGTGGACATCGGCTCGAATCGAGACCGTGCGCACCGACTTCAAGCCGCCTTCCGGCGGAGTGTTGGCGATCGAGGGCCGGATCCAGATGCCCAATGTGACCGGTGCCCAGGCGGCCGGCTACTGGCCGGCGTTCTGGGCGCTCGGATCGCCGTACCGGGGCAACTACCAGAACTGGCCGGGCATCGGCGAGTTCGACGTGATGGAGAATGTCAACGGGATCAACTCGGTCTGGGGCGTGCTCCACTGTGGCGTCGCCCCCGGCGGGCCGTGCGACGAGTTCAACGGCATCGGCGCCTCCCGGGCCTGCCCGGGTGCCACCTGCCAGTCGGCGTTCCACACCTACCGCTTCGAGTGGGACGCCTCGGTCAGCCCCCAGCAACTGCGCTGGTACGTCGACGGGCAGCTTTACCACACGGTCAGCCAGACCCGGGTCGGCGAGCCGTACTGGTCGCAGATGACCAGCCACGCCGGGTACTTCCTACTGCTCAACGTGGCCATGGGCGGAGCGTTCCCGAACGGCGTCGCGGGCGGCGCCACGCCGACCGCGGCGACCGTGCCGGGCCGGCCGATGCTCGTCGACTACGTCGCCGTCTACAGCCGGGGTGGCACCACCCAGCCGCCGACCACGCCGCCCCCGACGACTCAGCCACCCGGCGGGGTCCGGGACGCGTACGCCACCATCGAGGCCGAGTCGTTCGATGCTCAGAACGGTGTGGGCACCGAGGCGTGCTCCGAGGGCGGCGAGAACATCGGTTGGCTGAGTAACGGCGACTGGGCGCGTTTCGACAACGTCGAGTTCGGTGCCGCGCCGCCGCGGGACTTCGTCGCTCGGGTCGCCTCCGGCGCGGGCGGCGGCGTGAGCGGCCTGGTCGAGGTGCGCCTCGACAGTCCGACGAGCCCGCCGATCGGCAGCTTCGCCATTGCCGATACCGGCGGCTGGCAGGGTTGGCGCTCGGTGCCCGGCAACGTCGCCGGCCCCACCGGCCGCCGGACGGTCTATCTGACCTTCACCAGTGGCCAGCCTAACGATTTCGTCAACGTCAACTGGTTCACCTTCCGTCGCTGA